DNA sequence from the Cronobacter turicensis z3032 genome:
AGCGTGCTGGCGCCCACGGTCGAGGCGATGGTGGCCGTGCCGATATTAATAATCACCGACGTACGGATCCCGGCGAGCATCACTCCAAACGCCAGCGGCAATTCCACTTTGCGTAAGATCTGAGTGCGGCTCATGCCGACGCCCCGCGCCACCTCTTTCACATCTTCCGGCACCGCGCTCAGGCCCGCGAGCGTCCCCTGCAAAACGGGCAACAGGCCGTAAAGAATGAGCGCGACAATCGCAGGCTCCCGTCCGAAGCCCATCACCGGCACGGCAATCGCCAGCACCGCCACCGGCGGGAATGTCTGCCCGGCGGCGGCGAGCGTTTCGGCAAGCGAGCGGAACTCGCGTCCCCACGGGCGCGTTACCGCAATCCCCACCGCGACGCCGCAGGCGACCGACACCGCGCCCGCGACCGCCACCAGGCCGAGATGCGAGAGCGTAAGCGCGACAAAGCTCTCCTGCAGATAGACCGGGCGCGACAGCCCCGGAAGCAGCCAGTGAAACAGTCCTTCGCTGTGCGGCATCGCCAGTAACAGCGCGACAAACAACAGCGCCAGCCAGAGCA
Encoded proteins:
- the yehW gene encoding Putative osmoprotectant uptake system permease protein yehW is translated as MPHSEGLFHWLLPGLSRPVYLQESFVALTLSHLGLVAVAGAVSVACGVAVGIAVTRPWGREFRSLAETLAAAGQTFPPVAVLAIAVPVMGFGREPAIVALILYGLLPVLQGTLAGLSAVPEDVKEVARGVGMSRTQILRKVELPLAFGVMLAGIRTSVIINIGTATIASTVGASTLGTPIIIGLSGFNTAYVIQGAVLVALAAVLVDRLFERLARVMNRNAG